The genomic DNA CCCACCAGCAGGTATTTCTGGTCCGGCGTAACCCACACGCCCGCCGGCGCCGAGCCGGCATTCATGCGCCACATCACGGTTTGCGTGGGCAGGTCGATGGCGACCACCTCGTTGGAATCCTGCAGCGTGACGAAGGCAACGCGGCTGTCGGCGGTAAAGGCGATATGGCTCGGCGTCTTGGCCAGCGGCAGTTGCTTGGCGATCTTGAGCGCCTTGCCGTCCCAGCGATACACGTCGACGCGATCAAGGCGGTTGCCCGTGGTCAGGAACCACTTCTGGTCGGGCGAGAAGCCGATCTGGTAGGGATCGTCGACATTGGGCACGCGCTGCTGGACCTTGCCGGTGACCGGGTCGAGGAAGACGAGGTCATTGCCGACCGCATTGGCGACGATCAGCGATTTGTCGTCGGGGGTGGCGATCAGGTGGTGCGGCTCCTTCCCGACCGGGAACGTCTCCAGCACCTTCTGGGTGTCCTTATCGATCAAGGTGACGGTAGCATCACCCGAATTGAGCACCACCACCACTTCCGCCAACGCCGGCGCCGCTACCATCCCCAAGGCCAGGGTGCCGATGGCGGCAAACCCGGAAACTACACGACGCAATGCAAGCATAAGACCGTTAAACAATGACTTAATCGACCATTCTAACGTTTCCGGACTGCGATCCGATGACGTAGCGCAACAAACTAACATTTGGTCACAATCTCCGCGCGGGCTAGCGCTCGCGCCAAAGCCGGGCAACCCTGACTTCAGCGCTGCATCGCCTCCCACACCTTCTGCAGCCGCTTGACCGACATCGGCACCGGCGTGCGCAACTCCTGCGCGAACAGCGCCACCCGAAGCTCCTCCAGCATCCAGCGGAACTCGTCCAGGCGCGCGTCTTCCACGCCCCGGCCCTGCTGCCGCAACTGCGTTTGCGCGCGCTGCCATTGCTGCAGCAGCGGCGTGATTTCCTGCAGCCGCTGGGCGTCGCGCGCCGGATCGCCCTTGATCTTGTCGATGCGCATGGCGATGCCCTTCAGGTAGCGCGGGAAATGCACCAGCTGCAGGTAAGGCGTATCGGCCACGAAATGCTTGTCCATCAGCCGCGTCAGCTGCGCCTGCATATCGGCGTGCGCAGCGGCAAACGCCTTGGCCTGGATCAGCTTGCGCGGCAGCGTCGCATACTCGGCGAGCACCGCCCCCACCAGCCGAGCGATCTCCTGCGCCAGCAAGCTCAGGCGCGAGCGCCCTTCTTCCTTGCGGGCGGCAAACTCAGCCTCGTTGCGCGGCAGCGGCGCCTGCAGGCAGGCCCGCTCCAGCGCCAGCATCACGATCTGGTCGCGCAACATCTCCTGCGTGCCCAGCGTCATGTACTGCATCGCCATCTGCTGCATGCCTGGAATGTTCTTCTCCAGGAACTTCACCTGCTCGCGCAACTGCAGCGCAAACAGGCGGCGCAGCCCGGCTTGATGGATGCGCGCGGCTTCCTGCGGATCGTCGAACACCTCCACGTCGCAATGCGTGGCGTGGTCGACCAGCGCCGGATAGCCGTACAGCGTCTGGTTGCCCTTGCGGACTTCCAGCAGCTCTGGCAGTTCGCCGAAGGACCAGCTGGTCAGGTTTTCGTATTGCCCCGCCTCGGCCGCCGGCACGTCGCGCGCGGCGATGCTCTGGAACGACTGCTGCGCCTGCCCGCCAAATTCGGCGCGCAACTGCGCCAGGTTGCGGCCCATGTCCAGTTGCCGGCCATGCTCGTCCACCACCTTGAAGTTCATGGCGTGGTGGGCGGGCAAGGTTTCCAGCTTGAAGTCGGCGCGCTTGACCATGGTGCCGGTCTGCTCGCGGATGTCTGCGATCAGCACATCCAGCAACTCGCCCTCGCCAAAGGCATTGCGATCGACGAAGCCCGCCGCGTAGTCCGGCAGCGGCACGCAATGGCGCCGCAGCTTCTGCGGCAGCGACTTGAGCAGCAGGTGCACCTTCTCCTTGACCATGCCGGGCACCAGCCAGTCGGCCCGCTCCGGGCGCACCTGGTTGAGCGCGTACAGCGGCACCGTCAGCGTCACGCCATCGCGATGGCTGCCGGGCTCGAAGTGGTACGTCAGCGACATATCCACGCCCGCCACCGGCATCAGCTTGGGAAACAGGTCGGTGGTGATGCCGGCTGCTTCGTGCCGCATCAGCTCTTCGCGGTTCAGGTAGAGCAGCTTGCGGTCGCGCGCGCTCTCGGCCTGGTACCACTGCTCGAAGGTAGCCTGCTGGTGA from Cupriavidus sp. D39 includes the following:
- a CDS encoding cytochrome D1 domain-containing protein, yielding MVAAPALAEVVVVLNSGDATVTLIDKDTQKVLETFPVGKEPHHLIATPDDKSLIVANAVGNDLVFLDPVTGKVQQRVPNVDDPYQIGFSPDQKWFLTTGNRLDRVDVYRWDGKALKIAKQLPLAKTPSHIAFTADSRVAFVTLQDSNEVVAIDLPTQTVMWRMNAGSAPAGVWVTPDQKYLLVGMTGADYVAVIDWHTRTVVKQIQTGKGAHNFRAVGDKRHLFLSNRVSGTISIVDQQTLTKVGDITGLPAGPDDMELTADGKTLWVSFRWARAVGLIDVASRKLVKTIRVGRSPHGIYFRTRAPLY